One Perca flavescens isolate YP-PL-M2 chromosome 16, PFLA_1.0, whole genome shotgun sequence genomic window, CTTCTTTAAAAGCAAAAGTCATATCATATTTTGGGAACACAGAATGACTCATTTGTCAGTGTTGTACAATTCTATTACATCCCCAAGATGGTATTTGACCTGTACAAAGGTTTGGCTCTTGCTGCTCATTGTGTAATAAGAGGTAAAGTCAACTAGCTTTTCAGCATCCACTAACTCAGTAGCCTGTGCAAGATGCGGGACCTCAACTTGATATGCCATCATATTTCTATCAAAGTGTATAGTTTGAAATGGTTGATATTCTAAACAATAAAGCCTAGAATCaacaataaatatgtttttgacCAGTCCAAATTCTGGCATATTATCATTTACTACTTTGGCAAGGATCATTGACTTTTgagttatgtatttattgccatTTATCACAAGCCATTTGACTGATACAGCATTGTTTACTTCATCATAACCTAGGAAGTCTCTTAATTTTCCATGTAAATATTGTAGATCTTTAACCTCAGATACAGGTcccatctctctttcatttGAAAAGATTGGGTGCATTGAAGGGTCGGCATTTTGGCAGCTTTCGTACATTTGATTCTGATTAATCAAAGACTtgcaaatatttttaaaattgatCTTCAAAGCCCATTGTTTAAAGAAACAATGTTTAGACTCAAACCGCATGCACATGTCTAATCATTGGACCCATTGACTTAATCTGTGATGGCAAATGTACCATATAATGCTGCTTAGGTGTGATACTGTTTGCTGGAAAAAGTTCCTtccattttttcaaatgatttTCAATTACTGACTTCAATCTAGAAACTGTTCCAATGGTAAGAACAGGTGCAAACACTATTTGCACAATCTCTATTAGCTCAATGATCAAATGCACATATGCATTGGCTTTCAAGCTTTCCAAAACAAATGGCAATATCCTTAGCAGGACAAGGATTTGACCAGACGACTGTTTTAATTTACCATCATTTGACATTAATGTACTAACTGAAATTGGGGATGGCCGATCTCTAACATCCAGAGGGGAATAAGGGAAACCAAGAATAGCAGAATTCACAGAGTCCAGATCTATCTGCCCTGACTGAACAAGATGATTCAAAACATGCTTGATTTCCAAAGGAGCTATTCCTTCCAGAATAACATGCATAATATCTTGCGGAGTCTGTTGAATAATATCAAAGGCAGGCATGTCAACTAATTTGCTCCTGCGATTGATCCCATATGTTGTTCTTAGGCTGTTGCGAAGCAAGTCTGTGTTTGCCTTTTCTATTTCATTAGTTTGTCTGATATGCTTTTTCAAGGTCCTTTTGGTAAATGAATCCTCGTTGAAGTGGGACTGCATGTCCTCAAAAGTACACTCACAGTGTCTGCATTTACTGTAGGCAAAGCCCACACCCTCTTTGAACCCTGCAAGTTCATGCTGCGCCAGAGTGTCGCCACAAACGGAGACCATGGCACCATAAACAGTTTTCTGTCCATTAATAGTTTGCATTTTAACACCATGGTACAATGCATCCATATCTTCTTTGATTCTATTCAATATTACATCTACACCACATTGACGGAGGTCTACTGACCTAGCTAGCGCAAGTAGCCTAATAGCAGCAAGTTTAGACCTGTATTTCGGATTTATGTTTGCTAAGGTGTAATACACCattaataatttgttttttgaTGCAAATGATCCTAGTGGATTACAGATCTCTATTTCATCTGTGTATACAACAATCTGTAAAGCATTTGGTATCTCTGAAAATAAGGGATGTGATTTTAGAAGGGTGCCATCAACAATGTCCACAAAAAAACCTTCTCTGCACCTCTGTGGTCCCTTGTCAATCATAGACCATATCCTTGGATGTGATAAGAACTGTTCTAGACTTTTGACTAATGGTACATAATGAAATACTTTGTCTTTGATGAAAAAGTCTTTAGATCCTCCACGTTTCGTCTTGCATATGCTTCGAGCAATTGGAATTTCTTCTGCATCCACAACACTGAACTGCTTCTTAATAACACTGTTCTGTCGAAATGTTGTTGCAACACTTGCAAAAGGGTCAATAAAATTATCAAATATGCCCATTACTTCTTTTTGAAGGTGTCCTGATGTGCTTCCTGAATGATTCTTTAGTACTTGCTTCATCTGCCCCCTGAGGTTGTCCAACAATGATGACTGATACTGCTGCACTCCAGCAACAATGTCATTCATGtctttctgaaaatgaaaaaagtgtGATACTTGTAATATACAGTTTTGCTTATGACCTACACATTAGCATTAGGAATCAACCAAAGTGAAGTGGATGAAGAGGCATGGACATTGACCATCAACCATAACTGGACCATTACAAAAAAGCTCTGTATTAATgtgtaaataagtaaatatatACTGTGCTATTAGTAAACAAGCATCTTACCTGTGAGAGACGATGTTTGGCCCGGGCATTTATGACAAAGGCAGTGGCCTGTGTTGTCAGATCCTAAAAAGTAGAAAATGAATTAAGTGTTGTTGATGTAATGAGATCTCTTCTGATTTTTAACTACAATGTTAGTAACCGAAGAAATGGTTGTGAAGGCGTTTCCCTGAATGTTATGAATAAAACTAAGTACTCAATAAGGATGTAATGAGCAAAGATGGATAGGCCtactttaacatttaaaagtgtTGAACACATCCTGGCATAACTATTAGGACACAAAGAAATCAGCTCTGACTGAATGCTTATTTAGTGTTAGTATTAAAACACTTATGTTTTAAATTTCatagagcattttttttctttatattcaTACATAAGGTGTCAAATCAGACATTACTGTAGTTGGCAATTATGAGCTAATATATGCTGATAAAAGTACAGACTgattcatatactgtattgtcTGAATTGTCTGCCAAATATTCATTGTACTTTCCTAATAGTACATTTCAGTAGACCGTCACTAACAGTAACTTACTGGTTGTACTGTGGCAGCTCCATCTTGGTTAATGTCCATTTGCCCTTCATCTGTATCAGGTGTACAGAGCTGTTGATTGGTGATACTAGAGTCCTCTGGAAGTTGATTGGGTTGAATGTTGTCCTGTGTGTCACATATAAGAAACAAAAGATTTTACATTCCACCAATAGATTTATGTTGGATGGTGTTAGATGAAGTATGCTcattcattttcacattaaCTGATCATTTTCACATAAACCAAGATGTGCAGCTATTGTTGTTATAGAttaaacacacataataaagtGTCAACATTTCGTTATTTGTTTGAGGTTTTCAAAATTGTAAATTACTGATTTTTATCCTCATCTTGAAGTGTGTAAtcaaataaatcagaaatcCAAATTCAAAAATCGTATTGTAAGGCATGAGATTGAGCGGGAATCGAACATCTCTACCGCTCCACATGTCACCACCAGGGCTGAACGGTTATAAGTGCGGCCCACAGCGcattcacagagacacagacgccATATTGTAACAAAGTAAATGAATGCTAGAGCCTTTGACTACTTACTTGTTGCTGGTGTGTTCCTTGATTCTCCTCCTGTGGCTGTTCACCTACATGGTTGCCATCGCCTGGTCTGTTGCTTTCAATAAGGTGTTGAGAGTGTCTTCTTTTCACATGATGATAGAATGAGTTATACACTCGATATTCCTCAGTGCATCCGTCAATACCACACAGCAACCTGAAATCAGGGCTACGGCTGTGCATTCGATTAATATGGCTCAATAACTGTTTCAGTGAAAAAGTGAGGAAAACGAGGCAGATAACGCAGCGCCAAAGCATCTTGAAGTTTTACAAAATACTTTACAAAATGAGCGAGACGTTTCCTCTGCAGTCCATGAAAAATGCGAGGGGTAAAGTAAATCACAGGATATATATTTCTGATGTAATTGCATTCCATTATCTAGCAGCATAGGGGAGATCTGTGAATtaagttgtatttatttatattgatCATAATCCTTAATGTTAATAACTTGTGGTGTGTGGTACATCTTTATACATGTTTTATGAACATTAATTGATTTTAAATAATGACATTCAAGTCATCACATTCTCCGTTTGTAGTATGTTTCTAGTATTTAAGTCACCCCCATTTTATGACATGGTACGTTCCAAACGGGGACGCGCTAAAACTGTCTGTCAAGGCCGggactcgaggtgaaatgcctaaccccaaccaatcaagctgcttcgtagggcgggtcttggcgtggccatagtgggattcgtaattttgcggccGGGCGGTCAGTTACAGCCATCACCTTACGTTAGCTTTTCTCTGCCGTGCAAAAATACTTTCTAGCCTCCGCAAGTCATCTGGACACTAACAAACTATGGATGAATATATAAGGGCTTATCCGGGTATGGATCCTACAACAATTGCAGTATTAAAaggtaattgtttttattttaaacaacgttattttgttaatttgttCAGGCATGTTTTAGCAAACTAAGCTAATGTTAATTGTGAagttggctagctagctagctaagtcaTACCATGCTAATTTTAAAATCGTGTTAATTTTGGCTATAAGCAGCTAATAACCACACAAAAAGCCATGTcttgaaaatgtattaatagTACTTTATTGCCAGAAACTGTGTTAAGGTGCAAATTGTAACTTTAAAGTTAGTCAGTTCGCTCAGTTAACCTTAATTTTAGCATTGTTTTAGCTTGGCCTAACGCTGGCTAGTTGGCGCCGTTTCATTATTATTTGTGACTTACTGTGGCTTAGCTAACATTATCAGTCAACATAATGATATAGCTAACCTAACGTTAGGCCTTCTCATAGCCAATTTTTTTTTGGCCAATGTCAGAATGGttggtgttttaaaaatgattcATGAATTTAGTGGAAAGGTAAGGCCTAACTTTACCTTATATTAATTGTCATTAATGTAACATTAAGGcctagctaaatgctaacattgcTCCTGCTTGTGAGGTGATTCTCCATTTAAATACAGAATGTGACttaataattagtttttttatgttattagaTTATATATTTACAGTGTGGTTGAATGTGTTTTCCAGCTGCTAGTATAAGTGCAGACATGCTTCCCAGTCTCTCCAAGGAGGACTTGCGTGATCTCTTTCCGGGGCCTGAGCACTTCTTCAGAAGGAGAGACATTTGGAGAATTACACATGATGAAAATGAGGTAATGTTCGATTTAAACATTTTGGGATGTTAGATAACCATACTGTGATAGCAACCTGATATCAACGAAGCATTTCCTGGCCCTGTTGTGGTTCAATGCTCTTCACTTATAATTataatgaaatacatgtttGCCCTTTTATTAGGGTGAAGAGTCAGGTCAGCTTAGACCAGGCAACTCCTCTGGAACCTGTAATGCCAACACGGTTCCCTCAATCTCAACCCCATTGTCctccccatcctcctcctctacccctctcctctcttcaaACCCAAGAAACCAACATGGTACCAGCAGAACCGTACAACTTGTTAGCCCACAGTATGttgtatacacagacacagagctggagcagTCAAAAAGCATATTTTTTGAGAAACAGCGGGCTGGACAAGAAGGAGACTATACACTCTCCAAAGATCTTCGTTGTCGCCTGATAAGGAATACGGTAACAAGCATGATTGCCATCAAGAGAGCTGCAAGGGATGAGTTCCAGTATCCATGCAGCCGTGAACTGACTGTAATGGCTAAGCGTCTCATAGAGTACTACCCAATGCTGCGGGACAAATCTGCAGCCGGTGGAGCTGAGTGGGTATGTCACTGCTCAGTTAATTCAGATCAGTGCTTGTATGGCTTAATTtccacatacatttttattaatgtgttttatgttttgtcaGGAATCTGTGAAAAAGCAGCTTTTGAAAAGGGTCCAGAATGTGACAACCCCCAAAAAGAAGCAGGGAGCGACTCCTTCGAGAAAGAGGCGTCGGGCCCTTAGCTttgagagcagcagcagcagccaggagACACTTACTGATGACTCTGGGTCCACTGCTTCAACTTTGATCTTGGAAAGATCACCACAATCAAGATGCAGTTCCCTGGAGGCTGAACAGGTGGATGGTAAGAACACATAATGAGATTGTGTTTTGGTATTAATGCAACTTTTACTATTAACAAGGGAGAATACCATACCTTTTAAATTTGTTCATCTAACAGTAATGTCATACCTCTTCTCTGGGAGCTGTGGCTAACCTAAAAGAGATCTAGTGAGAGCTtcaaaaaaaactaatacataTAATCTTGGTCTTTTTGGTTAAACCTCAGGTTATCTATTGTCAGTGTCAGTAACAGTTACAATGTTACTAAATTATATACAGTCTCCAAATgaagttgttttgttgttgttatcaaAAGTGAATTAGTGAAACTTGAATATGGACTGATGTTCTGGTTGCATTAAAGCCTTGTCCTTTAGAAAccataaaaactaaactaaaaacagATCAAAGTAATACACTTGGCCTGGTACCAGGCCTATCAGACTTAACAGTTTTTTATCCTATATGTCAATGGATTTTGTATGGTTCCATCAAACTGTAATAATAGGAACAGTGATTGTAATTTCATTCATCATTACAAATGTTAAATGGTGTTTTCTAGGATCTGAAACTACTGATAGCCCACAGAACCAGGCAAGGCATTACAAAATTCTTCAGGAGCTGTACAAATCCAAGCCCAGACCCAATAAGAAGGATGTTGCCCAGCTGTTGGACCTTGAATACCAAGCAAGACGGGCATACATTGACTCTGATGTTCTTAAGGAGCAGGACAGGCCTGCCGAGATTCTTCAAGCATATCCCTGCTTCAGAGAACTGGATCATGTAAGCAAATTAAATTGCATATATTGGGTTATTGGCTAAGTTCTATTTTGCACATACTGTTTCAAGTTTTGGGACCTGGTAGATGTTTTTACACAACTTTTTGTGGAAAGTGATAGTTTTGTCCTGTTTGTCAAATTAATTTAGTCCACAAATTCTACTTCCAAAGTAGTTTAAGAAATTGACACACATTGAAAGATATATTTTGATTTTAACTGGAATGTAGATTGTAATATTTCTTTTctctatttatgtatttaatgatctatttttgtctttctctctgtaccAGATAATGGATGAACTCCGGAGGATCCTCGATCAGGAAAACTCTCACTACATACCTGAACTAAAGAACCGTTGGGAAACCTTTTATGAGAAGGCACAGTTTTATggagtttttaaaaaagtaatgagGCCTCCGTTGTCTGATaaaggtaattgcagtttattgAGAATCCCATGTTagtataagtttttttttttttttttaaataaccaaCTTCAGTAAAGATAAtgacactatttttttttttcagtaaagcAATCTGTTGCCGTGATTAAGGCTTTGCCAGACCTGTTCCCATCACCTGTGGCTCCACACAAGAAGTTAGGACATGCAAGTGCAGCTATGCTTCACATCCTTAAGGTaagaaatgtattcatgtactgtatttttcatATTACTTGATCATATTCTCTTAACAGTGAATTGTTTAAgtgatcatttttgtttttttatttttgtttcagtcAGCAGAAGACCCCAACACCTTTCTTCAGGCGAGACCACTCTCCAGCCCTGTTGTGATTGTCTGTGAAACCAACTGCATACTGGCCATTGGAACCATGCCTGTGTTGATCTTCCCAAAGGAGGACCTCTCTGTCAGTGTGATGTACATCCTTGCATGTTACTACACCTTTCATCTTACATATCCCAAGTGTATTGCCACACTCCTCTCTGTGCTGCAGACAGAAGTCCTCATGGACTCCATCCATGACCAAGACATGACTTCGTCATATAAAAAAGCTATGGCTGAGTGGAAGAAGTTCATTACTGAATAGGCCTGGACATTAATAATGTGTGTTTTGGAGGAGCTGTTGTTTTTTCAGCCTCTTGGAAAGTCAGACACGTTGTTTGTCAGATGCTTATAGTTTAATTTTGCCCATTCAGCTTTTCAGCCTTGACCAGTGGTCTTCATGTATACTCTGCTGaagtgcacatacacacacacacacacacacacacacacaggacatccATCCATGACCGAGATATGACTTTGTCATATAAAAAAGCTATGGCTGAGTGGAAGAAGTTCATTACTGAATAGGCCTGGACATTAATAATATGCCCCGATACACGTGTGTTTTGGAGGAGCTGTTGTTTTTTCATCCTCTTGGAAAGTCAGACAGTTCTATCAGAAAGTTGTTCTGTCAGATGCTTATAGTTTAATTTTGCCCATTCAGCTTTTCAGCCTTGACTTGACTTCATGTATGCTCTGCTGACGTGcacctaaaaaaataataaagaggTGATGAGATATTTGactcatatttttattttttaggtaAGCCTTTCACATTTTCTATTACTGTCAGGATTACTGATTTTAAgcattaatatgaaatgtaaATTTCAGGGATTTTGCCTTATTTCAAGAATTTTGTAAAGAAGTAGATGCTAAATTCAAGCAAATTATGCTCCATATTGAGAAAAAACCACCTTAACTGCTTTTATtgtatcaataaaataatgcCTAATGTGTAGCTTTATGACAAGATTATGGCACTAGCATTTACTCAATTTAAGAAAATTTTCCAAcatattgagaaaataattcttatatattttaattgtattaaGGCAAATGCACTTGTTATCAGTGAGAACACACTAGTTTTAAGGTATCTGTGAGTTTGTTGAGGTTAGatattttttcttgttttagAAAATCTTGGCAAGTCAAATGTTCTAGTTCTGTTGGCAGATAATTTTGCTTATTTTAAGTAATATTCACCtaatttttatactttttttttcttgtttttttaagctgGCTTTTTGCAGTGCATAAATTACGTATAAATAAGCGTAATTTTTGCAGGTATTAGCTATTCACCCATTCaccttttttttgcaaaatagtgaacttaaaataaaatttcCACAAATGTGTTTTGATTTGTAGCCATATGACAACAAATGACTACAGTTTTAATTCCAGTACAACAACATAATGAGGTGTGTCTTCCACACTGAAATCCataaaaaacaaaccttatgaATAAGGTGGATATGTGGGGTGTAGTGTAGAAACCAGGGCTTCAGGGTTGTCCAGGTGCACCACATGTGCTCACGACCCTCCTCTGGTCTCAACCATGGAAGAGATTAAAATGGTTCATTACAGCTGTAGAGGATAGAGACAGTTTCTCCTTTATAATACCAATTCCTTTGAGcaatgtaacacacacaaatacacagagcaCCCCAGGATTTTGAcagctcctgtgtgtgtgcccttTGATTGATGAGCCCTATTCCAAATGTTTTTTCATCCAAACCAGTGGGAGTTTAAGTGCCTTGTGCATGTTAATACCAAACAAAACATTAGCCGGAGCAGTCCCATTGCGAACTCCCTCTCCGGTGATTTCATTACTCATCTCTCTGTGGCTCCACATGACTCCAGGACACAGAGGGGCAGAGATGGAGGGAAAATGGAAGGCACACACCATTGGAGGTTGGTAATTTTACACACATGCTGcaccagaggtggaaagagtacaaaaatattctacttaagtaaaagtaccattACCGGTTTAAAGATCTACTCAGGTAAAAGTTGTTGGGGAAATCCACCCGTGTGTCCCTAAATAAACCAAAACCTGACTTCAATTATTCTTCCCCGCATATTCTTGAATTGGTTTTACACCGATCCTACACAATAATCAATTGGACGATAGTACTATTTTGTTCGAACGACTATGTTTTAATTAGTCAAGCATGAGATTTACAGACACAGATCTGTGGGATCACAAAGCagagactaagtttccctagcaacagacaaaTAGTCAGAGCCGGTCCACAAATCTCTCCAGTGAGCCCCGTTCTATCTTTTCCCTAAACTCTTATACCCTCCCTCGCTCTGGGGCGTTGTCTTCTTGTCCAGCACCGGGACTGTTATCTTCTTACAACACACGCCAGGGTCggggccactgtgctgtgtTGCTTCCCCTTCTGCTCGTACTAACAGTACATTCTCTTCCTGTATCTACTTGTTACTCAATGTACTTTTCTCGAGGCTACTGTGACCTTAACTATCTTATATTTACCACTTAAGCTAAGCCATCTGTGCGTCAGTGTTTCCTTTGTTCGGGGAATGCCGATGTGTCTCGCCCGGAGAACTTTTAACCAACACCTCTATGACTGCATGCTTGAGCACAAAACACTATCAATCATAATATCGTATGGAGATTTTggtctatttatttctgtatcaaTGTATCAACTTTTTAGCATATAATTATCTACAaagttaaaagtagttttaaaaTTTGCTCAGAGTAAAAGtcacttacttactttttaGAGGTGCTCTACGCGACGTCAcctcttgttgacgttcaaagtattgtcaaacaaaaggAGGCTAGGCTCGTTGTCATTGTCGAGAACAGCTCTCCTCTAGCTAACTTCCTTGTTCACACTTCTCTCTCCTCGCACCCCACACCCACCTTCATGTGCatgcgcactaaccccccaacccccacatCCTTCTTGTCGGCTAGCCTGGACTGTCTACAGACACCGTGTTTTTTTACAATgggttcaggggacaggcagctagcggatagtgttAGATGTTTGcagtatgtgacaaaaaatgtttagagcacctttaacagtGGGGGAGatatactttttatatttataccTACTATTTAATATCTTATTTTATACTTATTTAATGAAATTGCAGTCTTTTGCGATTTGATGAGGGCATAAAGCCATATCACgcttttgattttagtttgttgACAGATACTTAAAGCAACCATAGGGACCTTTTTTTAACGGATGTGATTGAAAAATGTAGGGAAGTACAATACTTCAAACAACACATATATTTTGCTGCGTATagccatgtgtctgtctgtctgtgtgtgtgtgtgtgtgtgtgtgtgtgtgtgtgtgtgtgtgtgtgtgtgtgtgttgtgtgtttgtggtagGTTTGTGTGAATGGTTTGTTTGCTACGTCACCTAtgcacctgtgtgtatgtgtgctaatCAGACGTTAGAAAGGGAATCACAGGTGAGGGGGATGGAggaattacagtttttcaacctCAGCTGTGTGCGagtgatgtttttatatattgtttgcttgtttttaatctttcacAGTCATTTTGTAGGTGTTATTAAATGCATTTACAGTGgggaaaacaagtatttgatacactgccgatttttCAGGTTTTCCCatttacaaagcatgtagaagtctgtaatttttatcataggtactcttcaactgtgagtcacggaatctaaaacaaaaatccagaaaatcccATTGTATGATTTTGAAGTAATTAATTTGAATtgtattgcatgacataagtatttgatgcATCAGAAAAGCAGATCTcaatatttggtacagaaacctttgtttgcaaATACAGAGATCATACAtttcctgtagttcttgaccaggtttgcacacactgcagcagggattttggccctgtcctccatacagaccttctccagatccttcaggtttcggggctgtcgctgggcaatacggactttcagctccctccaaagattttctattgggttcaggtctggagactggctaggccactccaggaccttgagatgcttcttacggagccactccttagttgccctggctgtgtgtttcgggtcgttgtcatgctggaagacccagccaTGACCCGTCTTCACTGCtcttactgagggaaggaggttgttggccaagatctcgcgatacatggccccatcaatcctcccctcaatacggtgcagtcatcctgtcccctttgcagaaaagcatccccaaaTATG contains:
- the LOC114570647 gene encoding uncharacterized protein LOC114570647 isoform X1 is translated as MLWRCVICLVFLTFSLKQLLSHINRMHSRSPDFRLLCGIDGCTEEYRVYNSFYHHVKRRHSQHLIESNRPGDGNHVGEQPQEENQGTHQQQDNIQPNQLPEDSSITNQQLCTPDTDEGQMDINQDGAATVQPDLTTQATAFVINARAKHRLSQKDMNDIVAGVQQYQSSLLDNLRGQMKQVLKNHSGSTSGHLQKEVMGIFDNFIDPFASVATTFRQNSVIKKQFSVVDAEEIPIARSICKTKRGGSKDFFIKDKVFHYVPLVKSLEQFLSHPRIWSMIDKGPQRCREGFFVDIVDGTLLKSHPLFSEIPNALQIVVYTDEIEICNPLGSFASKNKLLMVYYTLANINPKYRSKLAAIRLLALARSVDLRQCGVDVILNRIKEDMDALYHGVKMQTINGQKTVYGAMVSVCGDTLAQHELAGFKEGVGFAYSKCRHCECTFEDMQSHFNEDSFTKRTLKKHIRQTNEIEKANTDLLRNSLRTTYGINRRSKLVDMPAFDIIQQTPQDIMHVILEGIAPLEIKHVLNHLVQSGQIDLDSVNSAILGFPYSPLDVRDRPSPISVSTLMSNDGKLKQSSGQILVLLRILPFVLESLKANAYVHLIIELIEIVQIVFAPVLTIGTVSRLKSVIENHLKKWKELFPANSITPKQHYMVHLPSQIKSMGPMIRHVHAV
- the LOC114570648 gene encoding uncharacterized protein LOC114570648 isoform X1, whose product is MDEYIRAYPGMDPTTIAVLKAASISADMLPSLSKEDLRDLFPGPEHFFRRRDIWRITHDENEGEESGQLRPGNSSGTCNANTVPSISTPLSSPSSSSTPLLSSNPRNQHGTSRTVQLVSPQYVVYTDTELEQSKSIFFEKQRAGQEGDYTLSKDLRCRLIRNTVTSMIAIKRAARDEFQYPCSRELTVMAKRLIEYYPMLRDKSAAGGAEWESVKKQLLKRVQNVTTPKKKQGATPSRKRRRALSFESSSSSQETLTDDSGSTASTLILERSPQSRCSSLEAEQVDGSETTDSPQNQARHYKILQELYKSKPRPNKKDVAQLLDLEYQARRAYIDSDVLKEQDRPAEILQAYPCFRELDHIMDELRRILDQENSHYIPELKNRWETFYEKAQFYGVFKKVMRPPLSDKVKQSVAVIKALPDLFPSPVAPHKKLGHASAAMLHILKSAEDPNTFLQARPLSSPVVIVCETNCILAIGTMPVLIFPKEDLSVSVMYILACYYTFHLTYPKCIATLLSVLQTEVLMDSIHDQDMTSSYKKAMAEWKKFITE
- the LOC114570647 gene encoding uncharacterized protein LOC114570647 isoform X2 — its product is MLWRCVICLVFLTFSLKQLLSHINRMHSRSPDFRLLCGIDGCTEEYRVYNSFYHHVKRRHSQHLIESNRPGDGNHVGEQPQEENQGTHQQQDNIQPNQLPEDSSITNQQLCTPDTDEGQMDINQDGAATVQPDLTTQATAFVINARAKHRLSQKDMNDIVAGVQQYQSSLLDNLRGQMKQVLKNHSGSTSGHLQKEQRAAWSNLNRVCQCECHGLSFQTRV
- the LOC114570648 gene encoding uncharacterized protein LOC114570648 isoform X2, with product MMKMRNQHGTSRTVQLVSPQYVVYTDTELEQSKSIFFEKQRAGQEGDYTLSKDLRCRLIRNTVTSMIAIKRAARDEFQYPCSRELTVMAKRLIEYYPMLRDKSAAGGAEWESVKKQLLKRVQNVTTPKKKQGATPSRKRRRALSFESSSSSQETLTDDSGSTASTLILERSPQSRCSSLEAEQVDGSETTDSPQNQARHYKILQELYKSKPRPNKKDVAQLLDLEYQARRAYIDSDVLKEQDRPAEILQAYPCFRELDHIMDELRRILDQENSHYIPELKNRWETFYEKAQFYGVFKKVMRPPLSDKVKQSVAVIKALPDLFPSPVAPHKKLGHASAAMLHILKSAEDPNTFLQARPLSSPVVIVCETNCILAIGTMPVLIFPKEDLSVSVMYILACYYTFHLTYPKCIATLLSVLQTEVLMDSIHDQDMTSSYKKAMAEWKKFITE